The following coding sequences lie in one Arabidopsis thaliana chromosome 3, partial sequence genomic window:
- the VPS24.2 gene encoding SNF7 family protein (VPS24.2; CONTAINS InterPro DOMAIN/s: Snf7 (InterPro:IPR005024); BEST Arabidopsis thaliana protein match is: SNF7 family protein (TAIR:AT5G22950.1); Has 1075 Blast hits to 1075 proteins in 225 species: Archae - 8; Bacteria - 4; Metazoa - 406; Fungi - 234; Plants - 299; Viruses - 0; Other Eukaryotes - 124 (source: NCBI BLink).) — protein MTIKSLLSDIEREERNVHKAIKDSVKRNDLVTAKALAREIVSSRRTVKRLYENKAQVNSISMHLGESIATAVTVGNLSKSGEVMKLVNSLMKAPEIAVTMQAFSKEMTKTGVIEEFVSDAVDNALDSEDIEEEIEEEVDKVLTAIAGETAAELPEAVRKQKMNVPAQKAETLHGEDAIVEGVDAEEELEAIRYRLANVRS, from the exons ATGACTATTAAA AGTTTGCTTTCAGAtattgagagagaagaaagaaatgtgCATAAAGCTATCAAAGACTCGGTAAAGCGGAATGATTTGGTCACTGCTAAG GCACTTGCTAGGGAAATAGTGAGTTCTAGAAGAACGGTTAAGCGGCTATACGAGAATAAAGCGCAGGTGAATTCTATTTCAATGCATCTTGGGGAGAGTATTG CTACTGCGGTAACTGTTGGGAATCTTTCGAAGAGTGGTGAGGTTATGAAGCTTGTTAATAGTCTAATGAAAGCTCCAGAGATTGCTGTGACAATGCAGGCATTTAGCAAAGAGATGACCAAG ACTGGGGTTATTGAAGAGTTTGTGAGTGATGCTGTGGATAATGCCTTAGATTCTGAGGATATTGAAGAGGAGATCGAGGAAGAGGTTGATAAGGTATTGACTGCCATAGCAGGAGAGACTGCAGCTGAGCTCCCGGAAGCAGTTAGGAAGCAAAAGATGAATGTTCCAGCTCAAAAGGCGGAAACTTTACACGGG GAAGATGCAATTGTAGAAGGAGTtgatgctgaagaagaacTAGAGGCCATTAGATATCGGCTAGCCAATGTTAGATCATAG
- the VPS24.2 gene encoding SNF7 family protein (VPS24.2; CONTAINS InterPro DOMAIN/s: Snf7 (InterPro:IPR005024); BEST Arabidopsis thaliana protein match is: SNF7 family protein (TAIR:AT5G22950.1); Has 820 Blast hits to 820 proteins in 190 species: Archae - 0; Bacteria - 0; Metazoa - 324; Fungi - 161; Plants - 253; Viruses - 0; Other Eukaryotes - 82 (source: NCBI BLink).) — MHLGESIATAVTVGNLSKSGEVMKLVNSLMKAPEIAVTMQAFSKEMTKTGVIEEFVSDAVDNALDSEDIEEEIEEEVDKVLTAIAGETAAELPEAVRKQKMNVPAQKAETLHGEDAIVEGVDAEEELEAIRYRLANVRS; from the exons ATGCATCTTGGGGAGAGTATTG CTACTGCGGTAACTGTTGGGAATCTTTCGAAGAGTGGTGAGGTTATGAAGCTTGTTAATAGTCTAATGAAAGCTCCAGAGATTGCTGTGACAATGCAGGCATTTAGCAAAGAGATGACCAAG ACTGGGGTTATTGAAGAGTTTGTGAGTGATGCTGTGGATAATGCCTTAGATTCTGAGGATATTGAAGAGGAGATCGAGGAAGAGGTTGATAAGGTATTGACTGCCATAGCAGGAGAGACTGCAGCTGAGCTCCCGGAAGCAGTTAGGAAGCAAAAGATGAATGTTCCAGCTCAAAAGGCGGAAACTTTACACGGG GAAGATGCAATTGTAGAAGGAGTtgatgctgaagaagaacTAGAGGCCATTAGATATCGGCTAGCCAATGTTAGATCATAG
- the XTH31 gene encoding xyloglucan endo-transglycosylase-related 8 (xyloglucan endo-transglycosylase-related 8 (XTR8); FUNCTIONS IN: hydrolase activity, acting on glycosyl bonds, xyloglucan:xyloglucosyl transferase activity; INVOLVED IN: cell wall biogenesis; LOCATED IN: apoplast, cell wall; EXPRESSED IN: 11 plant structures; EXPRESSED DURING: 8 growth stages; CONTAINS InterPro DOMAIN/s: Xyloglucan endotransglucosylase/hydrolase (InterPro:IPR016455), Xyloglucan endo-transglycosylase, C-terminal (InterPro:IPR010713), Concanavalin A-like lectin/glucanase, subgroup (InterPro:IPR013320), Concanavalin A-like lectin/glucanase (InterPro:IPR008985), Glycoside hydrolase, family 16 (InterPro:IPR000757); BEST Arabidopsis thaliana protein match is: xyloglucan endotransglucosylase/hydrolase 32 (TAIR:AT2G36870.1); Has 1950 Blast hits to 1931 proteins in 270 species: Archae - 2; Bacteria - 210; Metazoa - 0; Fungi - 320; Plants - 1353; Viruses - 0; Other Eukaryotes - 65 (source: NCBI BLink).) — protein MALSLIFLALLVLCPSSGHSQRSPSPGYYPSSRVPTSPFDREFRTLWGSQHQRREQDVVTLWLDKSTGSGFKSLRPYRSGYFGASIKLQPGFTAGVDTSLYLSNNQEHPGDHDEVDIEFLGTTPGKPYSLQTNVFVRGSGDRNVIGREMKFTLWFDPTQDFHHYAILWNPNQIVFFVDDVPIRTYNRKNEAIFPTRPMWVYGSIWDASDWATENGRIKADYRYQPFVAKYKNFKLAGCTADSSSSCRPPSPAPMRNRGLSRQQMAALTWAQRNFLVYNYCHDPKRDHTQTPEC, from the exons ATGGCTTTGTCTCTTATCTTTCTAGCTCTCTTAGTGTTGTGCCCTAGTAGTGGTCACAGCCAACGTTCTCCTTCACCGGGATACTACCCGAGTTCCCGAGTACCGACTTCACCTTTTGATCGTGAATTCCGTACTTTATGGGGCTCTCAACACCAACGTAGAGAGCAAGACGTTGTCACTCTTTGGCTCGACAAATCCACtg GGAGTGGGTTCAAGTCTCTTCGTCCATACCGGTCGGGCTACTTTGGTGCTTCCATTAAGCTCCAACCAGGCTTCACTGCTGGAGTGGATACATCCCTCTAT CTCTCAAACAACCAAGAGCATCCTGGAGACCACGATGAGGTCGATATCGAGTTTCTAGGGACAACGCCAGGGAAGCCTTATTCCCTTCAAACGAATGTCTTCGTTAGGGGAAGTGGCGACCGAAATGTCATTGgaagagaaatgaaatttaCCTTGTGGTTTGACCCTACTCAAGATTTTCACCATTACGCAATTTTGTGGAACCCTAACCAAATTGT ATTCTTTGTAGACGATGTACCGATACGTACATATAATAGAAAGAATGAAGCTATATTCCCCACAAGACCGATGTGGGTTTACGGATCGATATGGGATGCATCGGACTGGGCCACAGAAAATGGAAGGATCAAAGCCGACTATCGATACCAACCATTTGTGGCTAAGTACAAAAACTTTAAGCTAGCGGGATGCACAGCGGATAGCTCTAGCTCATGCAGACCGCCATCGCCTGCACCCATGCGCAACCGCGGGTTGAGCCGGCAGCAGATGGCGGCATTGACATGGGCACAGAGGAACTTCTTGGTCTATAACTATTGCCATGATCCGAAAAGAGACCATACCCAAACACCAGAatgttaa